Genomic window (Streptomyces sp. NBC_00078):
CGCCTTCCGCACCGAGCAGCTGAAGGACGCCCAGGCCCACCAGGTCATGCGTGCCGTCGAGCGGTTCTTCCTGGACCGCAGCCGCGACGACCTGCTTCTGCTGCACATCTCCTGCCACGGCATCAAGGACGACGACGGCCATCTGTACTTCGCCGCCCGCGACACGGACCGCGACCTGCCGGCCTCCACCGCTGTCCCGGCCGCCTTCCTGCGTGACCGCATGGAACGCTGCCGGGCCCGCACCGTCGTCGTCCTGCTGGACTGCTGCTACAGCGGGGCCTTCCTGCCCGGCGCCAAGGGCGACGACCAGATCCACGTACGCGAGGAACTCGGCGGGCACGGCCGGGCCGTACTGACCGCGACCAACCGCACCGAGTACGCCTGGGAGGGCGAGCACGTCGAGTCCAAAGTGCCCCAGCCGTCGCGGTTCACGGGCGCGCTGATCGAGGGGCTGCGCACCGGTGAGGCGGACCTGAACCGTGACGGCCGGATCACCGTCACCGAGCTGTACGACTACGTGTACGAGTCGCTGCATCGCACCGGAGTGAGGCAACGGCCGCGGATGTGGGCGGACTTGGAGTACCAGGTGACCGTCGCCCGGGCGGTCGGCGGGAGTTCCCGGCCGTCCGCCATTACGGACGCGGTCCCGGACACGACGGCGACGGCGACGGCGACGGCGACGGCAGCGGAACAGCGGGAGCCGACAGGACATCAGAAGCCGTCGCCCCGTGAGCAGCGCGGTCAGGATGCCCTGATCGGGCTCGAACTCACCCTGGAGGAGACCGCGTTCGGCGTGACCAAGGACCTTCAGGTGGATACGGCGATCTACTGCCCGACCTGCGCCGGCTCGGGCGCGGCGCCCGGGGCCATGGCCGACCCCTGCTACGCCTGCGCGGGAACCGGCGGGACGCGACGGGCGTGGGGGAAGGCGGACAAGGGCCTCTGCGTCGAGTGCGACGGCTCCGGCACGATCCTCAGCGCTCCCTGCCAGGAGTGCGTGGGCGAGGGCCGGGTTCGACGCCGCCGCACCCTGACCCTCAAGGTCCCGGCCGGCGTCGACAACGGAACACGTATCCAGCTCGCCGGCGAGGGAGAGGTCGGCCCCGGCGGCGGCGCGCCGGGCGATCTGTATGTCGAGATCGTGGAGCTGCCGCACCGCGTCTTCCGTCGGGTCGGTGACGATCTGCACTGCGACCTGACCATCACGGCGGCCACGGCGAAGTCCGGTGGCACGGCCGGCCTGGACGCACCGGACGGCCGCAAGACCGTCCGCATCCGTCCCGGCACCCGCGACGGCCAGACCCTCCGGCTCGCCGGCTTCGGCGTCAAGCACCTCAGATCCGACGGCCGCGGAGACATACTGGCGCGTGTGGACATCCGCGGTTAGCCCGCCAACTCCGCCCGCAGCTTGGCGAACGCCTCATGGAACCCCGGAAACGTCTTCCGCACGCATCCCGGATCGTCGAATGAAATACCGGGCGCCCGAAGTCCGGTGACCGCGAAGGACATCACGATGCGGTGGTCGCCGTGGGACTTGATCCGCGGGCCGGCCGACGCCCGTAGACCCGGCCGGATCTCGATCCAGTCCGGGCCCGTCGACACGTCCACCCCCAGCCGCCGCAGGTTCTCCGCGCAGGCGTCCAGCCGGTCGCACTCCTTGACCCGGGTGTTCGCGACGTCCTCGATCCGCACCGGACCGTCCGCGAACGGCGCGATCGCCGCCAGCGTCGGCATGGTGTCCGAGATGTCCCGCATGTTGGCGGTGAGTCCGCGCAGTACGCCGGTGCCCCGGACCGTCGTGCCGTTCGGGCGCGTCGACACCTCCGCGCCCATCCTGCGCAGTACGTCGACGAAGCCCAGGTCACCCTGGAGAGCCCCGGTGCCCAGGCCCGGCACCGTCACCTCGGCGCCCGGTGTCACCGCGGCCGCCGCGAAGAAGTAGCTCGCCGTCGACGCGTCGGGCTCGATCGCGTACGTCGTCGCCCGGTAGCCGCCCGGCGGGACCACGAACACGTCGCCGTCCCGCTCCACTCCCGTGAGGCGGCTGTACGTCCTGTGGCGCAAAAGGAGTCGTACGTCGTCCGACGGCCGCAGAAACCGTACGCACGATCGCAGAGGCCGTACGCACGCTGCAGGAGCAGTGGTCGAACAGCACGCCTCATCCGCCACCGTGCCCCCTCGGTCACCAAGTTCCGGGAATCGCCGAGAACGTGGGAACCCGCCCCCCTTACGGTTCGTCCAACCCGCAAGCTGACCGGATGAGTCTCCGCCGTGCGGTGTCGGCCCTCGCTGCTGGCTGCGATCGCTGACTTACCCTCTCCGCCGTACTGCGGCCGGCAGCACGCCGTCATCGGCGCGCCCCCCTCCAAGCGCCGATGACGGCCCCTCTTCCGGTTACTGTGCACTCCCTTGACTGGCAGAAACTTCCCGACTATTGGTGACTCCTTGGAAGTTTCCTTCAGTTGATCTCCGGCTGATTTCCAGCGGATCACTCCGGAAGGAGCGCACGTGCCCTCCAGACGTACCGTTCTCGCCGCCACCGCAGGCGTCACCGCGGCCCTGGCGATCGGCGCCGAGGCCTACGCCGGCACCCCCGACGACAAGAAGCTCCGCTCGCTCATCTCC
Coding sequences:
- a CDS encoding DnaJ C-terminal domain-containing protein; the encoded protein is MTDFPLGPGRRDALLIATGTYDDRTLSTLRSPGQDCASLAGVLADPGIGAFRTEQLKDAQAHQVMRAVERFFLDRSRDDLLLLHISCHGIKDDDGHLYFAARDTDRDLPASTAVPAAFLRDRMERCRARTVVVLLDCCYSGAFLPGAKGDDQIHVREELGGHGRAVLTATNRTEYAWEGEHVESKVPQPSRFTGALIEGLRTGEADLNRDGRITVTELYDYVYESLHRTGVRQRPRMWADLEYQVTVARAVGGSSRPSAITDAVPDTTATATATATAAEQREPTGHQKPSPREQRGQDALIGLELTLEETAFGVTKDLQVDTAIYCPTCAGSGAAPGAMADPCYACAGTGGTRRAWGKADKGLCVECDGSGTILSAPCQECVGEGRVRRRRTLTLKVPAGVDNGTRIQLAGEGEVGPGGGAPGDLYVEIVELPHRVFRRVGDDLHCDLTITAATAKSGGTAGLDAPDGRKTVRIRPGTRDGQTLRLAGFGVKHLRSDGRGDILARVDIRG